The Pseudalkalibacillus hwajinpoensis DNA window GCTTCTTCTTTGCTTTCGCAAAATAATAAAGCTTGATAAATATCACGAGAATGATAATAAGAAGGATCAAAACCCGGATAGTGCATTTTTAGATCATCCATACTTCTTATAATGTGAGAGTGTTGGTCATGATTACTCATCATGGCTTCATGATCTAGAAAGACCATTGGGTGTCCCTTCTCTTTCGCTGCTTCTTCTAATGAAGTGATTTCTTCTTTACTGAGCGGATTTGTTAGAACAATGTCCTCATTATGCATGACGTATTGTCCGTTAAAACTTATAAAAGTATCGATTCCAAGGTCTTCACGAAGATCAGTGAACATAAAGGGTGCTCTACCAGTTGCGATGGCCACGTGGATACCATTATTAGTAAGTTCTTTTAATGAAGCTCTTGTAGAAGCTGGAATTTGTTTCTCATGATCGAGCAATGTTCCATCAATATCAAAGAATACAATTTTTTCATTGTTCATCTTTTTCACCTGTCTTTTTGAATTTATGCAGATTTTTTCATTAACGTTTGTCCTGAACCATTTGTTCGCCCTGACAAATAAACACCCGCAAAGATACATAACAATCCAACGATCATTGGTAGCGTTATGATTTCATTCAAATAAACGCTCCCCCAGATTAGGGCGGTTACAGGCACGAGGTAGGTAACAAGCGTTGCAAACTCTGCACTTCCTTTTTGAATCATATAATAGAAAAGTAAGTATGCGATCCCCGAACCAAGTATACCAAGACCAAATAGCGATATTAGAATATCACGTTGAAGGAGTGGCGTAAACTGAACAGACCCACCACCAGTAATAATCATTATAATAAGACCACCTAAGGCACCAAATGAAAGAGTTATGAATGCGAGAATATCAACGGATACCCCTTTTAAGTGATGCTTAGTATATTGAGAAGCGAATCCATAGCATGCGGTGGCAATGAGCATAGGAAGAATGCCACGCCAATCCTCTTCAAATAAAGCATTTAGATCTAGATCAATTAAAAAAAGAATACCTATGAAGCCTACGCCAACACCCAACCACTGTTTTTTATAAAGGTTACGGCTAAAGAAAATAGCGCCTAGCACACTCGTGAAGAGAGGAGTTGTCGCATTCAAAGTAGCTGCAAGACTACTCGAAATCCGTTCTTCACTAAGCGCAATCATCCCCCAGGGAACAAGCGCATTCAGCAAACCAACCAGAAGCAAGCTTCTCCATGGCAGGTTCCGTTTTACTTCTTTTAGCCTGCCTCTTATTACTAAATAAAGAAAGATCGCCAATGCACCAAGGAGACAGCGGTAAAACACTACTCCCCATGGTCCTAAAACAGGAACAAGCAATTTAATAAACATAAAAGACATGCCCCATATCAAACTTAATGAGAACAGAGCTGAAAACAGTCTCATAGCTCCCCTCCTCCAATGAGTGATTTACAACCTTATGTTACATGAAAAGGAAATTTATGTCTCTCAACACACATCCCCATCTTTTCCCAAACTAATTAGCGATTAGCTGTTAAATACTATAAGCAGACACGAAAAAAGGAAAGGATGATCAAAATGTATCGAAAATTAAAACGAAAATTAAAGAACTCGTGGAGAAACATGCTTTTACCGCAACCCAAATATATGATTGAATAAGTAATAATAGGGATAAAATCGTGCAAATTCTCCTAATTATCGTGGAAAATTTATTAGAAACATGAAAAAGAAACCAATTTCCTATATAATAAACGAAGATGCACACAAATTGTCTGAGTTAAGGAGAGATTTAGAATGATTTATAAGGTTTTTTATCAAGATACGAAAAGGGAGGTTCCTGTAAGAGAGCGAACAAAGAGCCTTTACGTAGAGGCTAATTCTGAACGGGAAGTTCGCTTCAAATTAAAGGAACGCAACCTTAATATCGAATTTATTCAAACCGTAGAAGATGACTTTCTTGAGTTTGAGCAAAAATCAGAGCACTTTGAATTGGAGAATGTATAGACTATGAAATTTGTTAAAAATCATCAAACAGCCGTATTCGCACTTGGTGGACTCGGAGAAATCGGTAAAAACATGTACGGTATTCAATTTCAGGATGAAATCATCCTGGTCGATTCGGGAATTAAGTTTCCTGAAGAAGAATTACTAGGAATTGACTATGTTATTCCCGATTACTCTTACCTTGTAAAGAACCAGGATAAGATTAAAGGATTATTTGTTACGCACGGTCACGAAGACCACATAGGCGGCATCCCTTACTTACTTCGTGAAATCAATGTACCAATCTATGGCGGTAAGCTTGCTTTAGGTTTCATTAGAAACAAACTTGAAGAGCACGGCCTGCTGCGCGGAGCATCACTTAATGAAATTTCGGAAGAAGACATTATTAAGTTCAGAAAAACATCTGTTGCGTTCTTCAGAACAACACACAGTATTCCTGATTCGTTTGGTGTTGTAGTGAAAACACCTCCAGGTAACATTGTTCATACAGGCGACTTTAAGTTCGACTTCACCCCTGTTGGCGAGCCTGCTAACCTAACTAAGATGGCTGAAATCGGAAAAGAAGGCGTTCTTGCCCTTCTTTCAGATAGTACAAATAGTGAAGTCCCAGGATTCACCATGTCCGAGCGTCGCGTTGGTGAAACAATTCAGGATATCTTTAGGAAAGTTGACGGACGTGTTATTTTCGCAACATTCGCATCCAACATCCATCGTCTTCAGCAAGTAGTTGAAGCGGCAGTTGCAAACGGCCGTAAAGTAGCTGTGTTCGGACGCAGTATGGAGTCAAACATTACACTCGGCCAGGAACTTGGCTACATCAGCGC harbors:
- a CDS encoding Cof-type HAD-IIB family hydrolase — its product is MNNEKIVFFDIDGTLLDHEKQIPASTRASLKELTNNGIHVAIATGRAPFMFTDLREDLGIDTFISFNGQYVMHNEDIVLTNPLSKEEITSLEEAAKEKGHPMVFLDHEAMMSNHDQHSHIIRSMDDLKMHYPGFDPSYYHSRDIYQALLFCESKEEANYRNSYGNLDFIRWHDFSMDVIPPGGSKARGIEAMIKHLGFKRENTYAFGDALNDIEMLQFAGTGIAMGNAYNEVKKVADLITDPVDQNGIQKGLQKAGLL
- a CDS encoding DMT family transporter, translating into MRLFSALFSLSLIWGMSFMFIKLLVPVLGPWGVVFYRCLLGALAIFLYLVIRGRLKEVKRNLPWRSLLLVGLLNALVPWGMIALSEERISSSLAATLNATTPLFTSVLGAIFFSRNLYKKQWLGVGVGFIGILFLIDLDLNALFEEDWRGILPMLIATACYGFASQYTKHHLKGVSVDILAFITLSFGALGGLIIMIITGGGSVQFTPLLQRDILISLFGLGILGSGIAYLLFYYMIQKGSAEFATLVTYLVPVTALIWGSVYLNEIITLPMIVGLLCIFAGVYLSGRTNGSGQTLMKKSA
- a CDS encoding DNA-dependent RNA polymerase subunit epsilon, giving the protein MIYKVFYQDTKREVPVRERTKSLYVEANSEREVRFKLKERNLNIEFIQTVEDDFLEFEQKSEHFELENV